From a region of the Tachysurus fulvidraco isolate hzauxx_2018 chromosome 5, HZAU_PFXX_2.0, whole genome shotgun sequence genome:
- the dgke gene encoding diacylglycerol kinase epsilon codes for MDTDKTEVREGAWTPLLLWTGVAVLLPVLITLWCSVRRSERVVRLKDLSRASRHSWRYMDLFRKPTYCCACELPVLHGAFCDCCGVCAHETCVRGAERALACKEIAAPAHADGSFRHRWVRGNVPLASYCSVCKQQCGTQPRLCDYRCVWCQTTVHDDCRLDLGDDERCDLGEFRSIIIPPPYLYQLNKLRRRHPDEYCKLAAVYGSGWSPLLVLANTRSGNNMGEELLGEFRTLLNPVQVFDLSEIAPSKALQLCTLLPPGCVRVLVCGGDGTVGWVLDSIDTMKQKAQDQFIPRVTILPLGTGNDLSNSLGWGSGYAGEIAIEQVIRNVLEAEVVKMDRWKVQVVSKGNYFRKPKVLCMNNYFSVGPDALMALNFHTHREKTPSFFSSRIINKAVYFLYGTKDCLVQECKDLDKRIELELDGERVPLPSLEGIIVCNIGYWGGGCRLWEGMGDEPCPPTRLDDGLLEVVGVFGSFHCAQIQVKLANPVRLGQAHTVRLVLKSSLMPMQVDGEPWAQGPCTITITHKTQALMLYHSAEQTDDDEDEESSTSEAEGPLVQGARTSENSSEHRLDDIKAQTPGGISSQQRNVTQPMLRNCECD; via the exons ATGGATACGGATAAGACGGAGGTGCGTGAGGGGGCGTGGACGCCGCTGCTGCTGTGGACCGGTGTGGCCGTGCTGCTCCCGGTGCTGATCACGCTGTGGTGCAGTGTGCGGCGCTCGGAACGCGTGGTTCGCCTTAAAGACCTGTCACGCGCAAGCCGGCACAGCTGGCGCTACATGGACCTGTTCCGCAAGCCCACGTACTGCTGCGCCTGCGAGCTGCCCGTGCTGCACGGTGCCTTCTGCGACTGCTGCGGCGTGTGCGCACACGAGACGTGCGTGCGAGGGGCCGAGCGCGCTCTGGCCTGTAAGGAGATCGCTGCGCCGGCGCATGCAGACGGAAGCTTCCGCCACCGCTGGGTGCGTGGGAACGTTCCACTCGCGAGCTACTGCTCCGTGTGCAAGCAGCAGTGCGGCACGCAGCCCAGACTCTGCGATTACAG atgtgtgtggtgtcagaCGACAGTCCATGACGACTGCAGACTGGATCTCGGTGATGATGAACGCTGTGATTTAGGCGAGTTTCGCTCCATCATCATTCCACCTCCGTACCTGTACCAGCTGAACAAACTGCGGCGCAGACATCCAGACGAGTACTGCAAG CTTGCAGCAGTGTATGGAAGTGGGTGGAGCCCCCTGCTGGTGCTTGCTAACACACGCAGTGGAAACAACATGGGTGAAGAGCTGCTCGGAGAGTTTCGAACCCTACTCAACCCGGTGCAG GTGTTTGACCTGTCTGAGATTGCCCCTTCCAAAGCCCTGCAGTTGTGCACTCTGCTGCCCCCtggctgtgtgcgtgtgctggTGTGTGGAGGAGACGGGACAGTGGGCTGGGTGCTGGATTCCATCGATACCATGAAACAGAAG GCTCAGGATCAGTTCATCCCACGCGTGACCATCCTCCCCCTGGGGACAGGGAATGACCTGTCTAACTCTCTGGGCTGGGGTTCAGGATACGCCGGTGAGATTGCGATTGAGCAGGTGATCAGGAACGTGCTGGAGGCTGAAGTGGTTAAGATGGACAG ATGGAAAGTTCAAGTCGTCTCCAAAGGAAACTACTTTCGCAAGCCAAAG GTTTTGTGCATGAATAATTATTTCTCAGTGGGTCCTGATGCCCTGATGGCCCTGAACTttcacacacaccgtgaaaagACGCCGTCCTTCTTCTCCAGCCGCATCATTAACAAG GCCGTGTATTTTCTCTACGGAACCAAAGACTGTCTGGTGCAGGAGTGTAAAGACTTGGACAAAAGAATTGAG ttgGAGCTGGATGGAGAGCGGGTCCCGTTGCCCAGTCTGGAGGGCATTATCGTGTGCAACATCGGCTACTGGGGTGGCGGCTGCCGGCTGTGGGAGGGGATGGGAGACGAGCCGTGTCCTCCAACACG gCTGGATGATGGGCTGCTGGAGGTAGTCGGTGTGTTTGGATCGTTCCACTGCGCACAGATCCAGGTCAAACTCGCCAACCCTGTCCGACTGGGCCAGGCACACACAGTGagg TTGGTCCTGAAGAGCTCGCTCATGCCGATGCAGGTAGATGGAGAGCCGTGGGCTCAGGGTCCCTGCACCATCACCATCACTCATAAGACTCAGGCGCTCATGCTGTACCACAGCGCCGAACAGACCGAcgatgatgaggatgaagagTCCAGCACCTCGGAGGCTGAAGGGCCGTTAGTACAGGGCGCACGCACTTCTGAGAACAGCTCAGAACATCG
- the c5h17orf67 gene encoding uncharacterized protein C17orf67 homolog yields the protein MKTLVFLLCLVLLTFCAEANPVMKESSAKQLLRSKRQKPGYPDEPMREHMLYMQQLELRARETNHENWLNPHCAPRCNSNYGYPV from the exons ATGAAGACGCTGGTTTTTCTCCTTTGCCTGGTCTTACTGACCTTCTGCGCAG AAGCAAATCCTGTGATGAAGGAAAGCTCCGCTAAGCAACTTCTCCGCAGTAAGAGACAGAAACCTGGTTATCCTGATGAGCCGATGAGG gAACACATGTTGTATATGCAACAGTTGGAGCTCAGAGCTCGTGAGACAAACCATGAAAACTGGTTGAATCCTCATTGTGCTCCTCGCTGTAACAGTAACTATGGTTACCCCGTCTAA